From the Desertibacillus haloalkaliphilus genome, one window contains:
- a CDS encoding BCCT family transporter, with product MIISGGLLLAFVITAMINTTLISDVVNASFEFSATYFGAFWQVLMLLTFLIALYIAFSKNGRVKLGKQDKPEMSTFKWLAIIMCTLLAGGGVFWAAAEPMYHFLSTPPMYGDVPAGTVEAIAPALTQSFLDWGFLAWAILGTLSAIVLMYGHFHKGMPLKPRTLLYPIFGEKIMQKSVLGTLVDAFSIIAVAAGTIGPIGFLGLQAAYGLDALFGVPNTFLTQFLIIVGLITIASISAVTGVHRGIQLLSRFNIIFTFILIVLVLLLGPGAFIIDSFIGSFGVYMRDFFVVSLYRGDTGWLSFWTIFFWGWFIGYGPMMAIFISRISRGRTIRELVTAVAIIAPLVTNFWFSVVGGSGIFYELQNAGSVSGPLDAGGMPAAMIAIVEQMPYGTALAAAFLLVTIVFVATTSDSMSYTISMAVTGSGSPSSALRVFWAVIMGAVAVSLLFIGGGSIDALQSFIVFTAVPVSLILLPTLWLAPRVAGELAREQGFTTTAKSNKG from the coding sequence ATGATCATCAGTGGGGGATTATTACTAGCTTTTGTCATTACAGCTATGATTAATACAACATTGATTAGTGACGTAGTAAATGCATCTTTTGAATTTTCGGCAACGTATTTTGGGGCTTTCTGGCAAGTGCTGATGCTTCTTACGTTTCTGATTGCTTTATATATTGCTTTTTCTAAAAATGGTAGGGTGAAACTAGGAAAACAAGATAAGCCTGAAATGAGTACATTTAAATGGCTAGCGATTATTATGTGTACGCTGTTAGCAGGCGGAGGGGTATTTTGGGCTGCTGCAGAGCCGATGTATCATTTCTTATCGACACCACCAATGTATGGTGATGTTCCGGCAGGTACGGTCGAGGCCATTGCTCCTGCTCTAACACAATCATTCTTAGATTGGGGTTTTCTAGCATGGGCCATTTTAGGGACATTAAGTGCGATTGTTCTTATGTATGGTCATTTTCATAAAGGAATGCCGTTAAAACCTCGTACGCTTCTTTATCCGATCTTTGGTGAGAAGATTATGCAAAAGAGTGTTCTAGGTACGCTTGTCGATGCCTTTTCAATTATAGCCGTTGCGGCAGGTACAATTGGACCGATTGGATTCTTAGGTCTTCAAGCAGCTTATGGTTTGGATGCCTTGTTTGGGGTCCCAAATACATTTCTGACACAGTTCTTAATTATTGTAGGATTAATTACAATCGCGTCAATTTCAGCGGTGACTGGTGTTCACCGTGGGATTCAACTATTAAGTCGTTTTAACATTATATTTACGTTCATTCTAATCGTATTGGTTCTGCTATTAGGTCCAGGAGCTTTTATTATTGACTCATTTATCGGATCTTTCGGTGTTTATATGAGGGATTTCTTTGTTGTTAGTTTATACCGTGGTGATACGGGGTGGCTTTCATTTTGGACAATCTTCTTCTGGGGTTGGTTTATCGGTTATGGGCCAATGATGGCTATTTTCATTAGTCGAATTTCACGAGGGAGAACGATTCGTGAGTTAGTTACAGCTGTAGCGATTATCGCACCACTTGTCACGAACTTCTGGTTTTCTGTCGTTGGTGGCTCTGGGATCTTCTATGAATTACAAAATGCGGGGTCTGTATCTGGCCCATTAGATGCTGGGGGAATGCCTGCAGCGATGATCGCTATTGTTGAACAGATGCCATATGGAACGGCCTTGGCTGCTGCATTTCTTCTTGTTACGATTGTATTCGTAGCGACGACGAGTGACTCGATGTCATATACGATTTCTATGGCTGTTACTGGAAGTGGGAGCCCATCAAGCGCCCTTCGTGTTTTCTGGGCAGTGATTATGGGAGCTGTTGCTGTTTCACTCCTATTTATTGGCGGTGGCAGTATCGATGCACTACAATCGTTCATTGTCTTTACAGCTGTGCCTGTATCGTTGATTTTATTACCAACGCTATGGCTTGCACCAAGAGTAGCAGGGGAACTGGCACGTGAACAAGGGTTTACAACTACTGCAAAATCAAATAAAGGTTAA
- a CDS encoding YeeE/YedE family protein translates to METTPQPQLKQRTTLVTSLSPMQKKLVITGVLIALALLTAIVQTTDWVQGILFIIGLLLGATLLYARFGFTSAFRRLTSVGNGQGIQAHMLMLAIASTLFAIILSTGFSFTGNDPTGYVSPVGISVLLGAFLFGIGMQLGNGCASGTLYNVGGGASAMILTLLFFIVGSTLGAYHFTFWVEETPSLPAISLAESTGLGYLGAWFVQIVAFIVIYWITVQIAKKKRPPMMKPLPTTTGLKKVLRGSWPLFAAAIILALLNALVLTIRGTPWGITSAFALWGGKTLMATGVDVTTWGYFSGANEEALSTTVLADTTSVMNFGIILGAFISASFQGTFKPKKITRGVAGAAIVGGLLMGYGSRLAFGCNIGAYFGGIASFSLHGWAWAIMALLGTFLALSLRPLFGLRNPNKKDQFC, encoded by the coding sequence CGAACAACGCTTGTTACTTCCTTAAGCCCGATGCAAAAGAAACTAGTCATCACCGGCGTCTTAATCGCTCTTGCTCTATTAACTGCGATTGTTCAAACAACGGACTGGGTTCAAGGGATTTTATTCATTATTGGGCTCTTACTTGGAGCGACTCTACTATACGCGAGATTCGGTTTTACATCTGCTTTTCGTAGACTGACATCGGTAGGAAATGGCCAAGGTATACAAGCTCACATGTTAATGCTAGCCATTGCTTCAACGTTATTTGCTATTATCTTAAGCACAGGTTTTAGTTTTACCGGAAATGATCCTACAGGCTATGTCTCTCCTGTCGGTATCAGTGTGTTATTGGGGGCCTTTCTTTTCGGAATTGGGATGCAGCTAGGTAATGGCTGTGCATCTGGAACATTATACAATGTAGGTGGAGGGGCCTCAGCAATGATTTTGACGCTTTTATTCTTTATCGTAGGGTCAACATTAGGTGCCTATCACTTTACATTTTGGGTTGAAGAAACGCCATCACTGCCAGCGATTTCTTTAGCTGAATCAACAGGACTTGGCTACCTTGGCGCTTGGTTCGTGCAAATTGTCGCTTTTATCGTCATTTACTGGATTACCGTTCAAATCGCGAAAAAGAAAAGACCACCAATGATGAAACCTTTACCAACAACAACTGGGTTGAAAAAAGTTTTACGTGGTTCTTGGCCTTTATTTGCGGCAGCAATTATTCTTGCGCTATTAAATGCTTTAGTGTTAACGATTCGAGGAACACCGTGGGGAATTACATCAGCATTTGCCCTTTGGGGTGGAAAAACTCTCATGGCTACAGGTGTCGACGTTACGACATGGGGTTATTTTTCAGGAGCAAATGAAGAAGCCCTTTCTACAACAGTTTTAGCAGATACGACAAGTGTGATGAACTTCGGAATTATCTTAGGAGCATTTATTTCTGCATCATTCCAAGGTACATTCAAACCGAAGAAGATTACACGCGGTGTAGCTGGAGCTGCCATTGTTGGTGGACTATTGATGGGATATGGCTCTCGCCTTGCCTTCGGTTGTAACATTGGCGCTTACTTCGGTGGAATTGCTTCATTTAGTCTTCATGGCTGGGCATGGGCGATCATGGCGTTGCTAGGTACATTCTTAGCTCTTTCTTTACGCCCACTGTTTGGTTTACGAAATCCAAACAAAAAAGATCAATTTTGTTAA